In Syngnathus acus chromosome 21, fSynAcu1.2, whole genome shotgun sequence, one genomic interval encodes:
- the tns1b gene encoding tensin-1 isoform X9, translating to MPSVSFGLPSVLAAPARTWVCLSCMFWPEELEAVHSHTFRQKTFKKPKTCGVCKHIIVHDGLICRVCRTPCHKQCEAKVSSSCVPATNYELAPATELPLRHADTSVSIKSSKSMESRRRASSRSASLLQESYELDLLYITERIISVSFASGAEEPAYAANLREVASMLRSKHGHNYLLFNLSEKRYDIGELHSKVLDFGWPDHHAPALEKICSICKAMDTWLSADCHNVVVIHNKGNRGRTGVVVAAYMHYSNISGSAEQALDRFAMKRFYEDKVLPVGQPSQRRYVEYFSGLLSGHIKINNKPLFLHHVIMHGIPNFESKGGCRPFLKIYQAMQPVYTSGIYNVQGDSQTSICITIEPGLLLKGDILLKCYHKRHRGPCRDVIFRVQFHTCAVHDLAIVFGKDQLDETFKDERFPEYGKVEFLFSFGPEKMYGVTHLENGPSVSVDYNTQDPPIRWDSYENFNENNQDAAEDVVHTQGPLDGSLYAKVRKKESVDGTVALNGLPPPPGAPPAALEHALPAVDHALSVSSDSGNSTASIKTDEAAAAAAAAAIHPAVNLPSAPAVARCDEQRPISPQEKQELEQLLGGLEGPTMRGQGERASPGVGALLQRVPAQVHVNGHRNMDRETDILDDELPSAHKANSVDSLGTLSSSADGRATPADLYDRSESALDGQERVPYLERGVAKSPAPSQTGSADKLETCDHSASRILYRSQSLGSDTRAMPPAPARTTSSRDAVQRGLNIWQRFGVPEEPVTEGLTFGTPPAHRSLPQFHSASQEEIEKSIETLNLLMLDLEPSRCFVPKSQSAPLRPSRVVTVQPSFSQSQSGAIYEVETPPASGRQSPVKSGSPLGWETGGAAPSGSGPLQLKAAAAADDTFAASPLSGPGAVPARRDREPDRHVLSVEGLVAQRVAEYSARAQRLTSRISSSHSLWGVRSHGTSADEPALSPRRRITSDGSEDATSPDVPLRSPVRCVSPEFANAIAMNPGGRPKERHMHSYREAFEETEGGPTSLTPTVGGEVLPQTPVSPHTPYFNLCRSPPGLAKTPLSALGLKPHNPAHLLLNQTGADDEHVQDEEAPRSYVESVARSAVTGGEQAPRSPQGDAPEQAASPSPACPTLHRPLSSSSGPEHGSQGNAASAEINSGSPPRAATDWSLLMQAAASAASTPASSASPNSSHLDSISATASYLGPDVQTESRAASDSSRGPWTEAFHTGSPHLGLRACVPTSSDHRPSAYQEAYTNVPAVNGGADFRSSPVLERHQPSQGSQALTPQASTGQRSRPSPTLGRRASSGQAAASALGGHPSLSQLQGSPGLERRPVRSGYATPDERHANLSRQSSSSGYQGPPTPSFPVDAGETAAAGGGFRQASATPAFQPQLPEKRRMSSGDRANGAPAYGSLSEKSNPGYFHTLSDFSRFNMPDGGPESRLNVKFVQDTSKFWYKPDISREQAISVLRERQPGAFVIRDSHSFKGAYGLAMKVASPPPSLHPNKKGDITNELVRHFLIESSPKGVRLKGCPNEPYFGCLSALVYQHAITPLALPCKLLIPTADLVEEEPQVVKSNPLSERLKEGAACNVLYINSVDMESLTGPQAIAKAISETLAAPACQSAVVHFKVSSQGITLTDNQRKLFFRRHYPCNTVTFCDIDPQDRKWKKPEGGTAKLFGFVARKQGSTTDNVSHLFAEMDPEQPAGAIVNFVTRMVTLQKR from the exons GTGTCTTCATCTTGTGTTCCGGCGACCAACTATGAGCTG GCGCCCGCCACCGAGCTGCCTCTCCGACATGCCGATACCTCG GTTTCAATCAAATCGTCCAAAAGCATGGAGTCACGCCGAAGAGCGTCCAG cAGGAGCGCCAGTCTGCTGCAGGAGAGCTACGAGTTGGACCTGCTCTACATCACAGAGAGGATCATCTCCGTCTCCTTCGCTAGCGGCGCCGAGGAGCCCGCCTACGCCGCCAACCTGCGCGAGGTGGCCTCCATGCTGCGCTCCAAGCACGGCCACAACTACCTG CTCTTCAACCTCAGCGAGAAGCGTTATGACATCGGCGAGCTTCATTCCAAG GTGTTGGACTTTGGCTGGCCCGACCATCACGCGCCGGCTCTGGAGAAGATCTGCAGCATCTGCAAGGCCATGGACACGTGGCTAAGCGCCGATTGCCACAACGTGGTGGTCATCCACAATAAG GGCAACAGAGGCCGAACCGGAGTGGTGGTGGCTGCCTATATGCATTACAGCAATATATCTGGCAG CGCCGAGCAGGCTCTGGACAGGTTCGCCATGAAGCGTTTCTATGAAGACAAAGTGCTTCCTGTGGGGCAACCTTCTCAGAGAAG GTACGTGGAGTACTTCAGCGGTTTGCTGAGCGGACACATCAAGATCAACAACAAACCGCTGTTTCTTCACCACGTCATCATGCACGGCATTCCCAATTTTGAGTCCAAAGGAG GGTGCCGTCCTTTCCTGAAAATCTACCAGGCCATGCAGCCCGTCTACACATCTGGCATCTA TAACGTTCAAGGGGACAGTCAGACGAGCATCTGCATCACCATTGAGCCCGGCCTCCTTCTCAAAGGAGACATTCTG CTCAAGTGCTACCACAAGCGTCATCGCGGCCCGTGCCGGGACGTGATTTTCCGGGTGCAGTTCCACACGTGCGCCGTTCACGACCTGGCAATCGTCTTTGGCAAAGACCAGCTCGACGAGACCTTCAAAG ACGAGCGGTTCCCAGAATATGGCAAAGTGGagttccttttttctttcggcCCAGAAAAAATGTATG GTGTGACTCACCTGGAGAACGGGCCCAGCGTCTCGGTGGACTACAACACGCAAGATCCGCCCATTCGCTGGGACTCTTATGAGAACTTCAACGAGAATAACCAGGACGCTGCGGAAG ACGTCGTCCACACCCAAGGTCCGTTGGACGGGAGTCTCTATGCCAAAGTGCGCAAAAAAGAGTCTGTTGACGGGACGGTCGCGCTCAACGgactgccgccgccgccagggGCGCCGCCGGCTGCTCTCGAACACGCGTTGCCCGCCGTCGATCACGCCTTGTCTGTGAGCAGCGACTCGGGAAACTCCACAGCCTCCATTAAAACGGacgaagcggcggcggcggcggcggcggcagcgatCCACCCCGCCGTGAACCTGCCAAGCGCTCCCGCCGTAGCCCGCTGTGACGAGCAGCGACCCATCAGTCCGCAGGAGAAACAGGAGCTGGAACAGCTCCTGGGTGGCCTGGAGGGACCTACCATGCGCGGACAGGGCGAGCGCGCCTCGCCCGGCGTCGGCGCCTTACTCCAGCGGGTGCCCGCCCAGGTCCACGTCAACGGTCACCGCAACATGGACCGGGAAACGGACATTTTAGACGACGAGCTACCCAGCGCTCACAAGGCAAACAGCGTGGACAGTCTGGGGACGTTGTCCTCCTCCGCCGACGGCCGAGCCACCCCGGCCGATCTCTACGACCGCTCGGAATCGGCCCTCGACGGCCAGGAGCGCGTGCCGTACCTGGAGCGCGGCGTGGCCAAAAGCCCGGCGCCGTCGCAAACGGGCTCCGCCGACAAACTGGAGACGTGTGACCATTCTGCCTCTCGGATTCTCTACCGTTCCCAGTCGCTGGGTTCGGATACGCGGGCCATGCCCCCGGCTCCCGCCCGGACCACCAGCAGCAGGGACGCCGTCCAACGCGGCCTCAACATCTGGCAACGCTTCGGGGTACCCGAGGAGCCTGTCACCGAAGGACTCACTTTCGGGACGCCGCCCGCTCACCGGAGCCTTCCGCAGTTCCACAGCGCGTCGCAGGAGGAGATTGAGAAATCCATCGAGACGCTCAACCTCCTCATGTTGGACTTGGAGCCGAGCCGTTGTTTCGTGCCAAAGTCGCAAAGCGCTCCTCTGAGGCCGAGCCGCGTGGTCACCGTGCAGCCGTCCTTCTCCCAGAGCCAAAGCGGAGCCATCTATGAGGTGGAGACGCCTCCCGCGTCCGGCCGACAGTCGCCCGTCAAATCCGGCTCGCCCCTCGGATGGGAAACCGGCGGAGCCGCTCCATCTGGATCCGGTCCTCTTCAGCTcaaagccgccgccgccgccgatgaCACCTTTGCAGCGAGCCCTTTGTCCGGCCCCGGCGCGGTGCCCGCTCGGAGGGACCGTGAACCCGACCGGCACGTCTTGAGCGTGGAAGGACTGGTGGCGCAAAGAGTTGCAG AATACTCAGCACGAGCTCAAAGGCTCACCTCCAGAATTTCCTCCTCTCACTCACTTTGGG GTGTCCGCTCCCACGGGACGTCTGCGGACGAGCCGGCGCTTTCCCCCCGCCGTAGGATCACGAGCGACGGCTCCGAAGACGCCACGTCCCCCGACGTCCCGCTTCGTTCCCCTGTCCGTTGCGTTTCTCCGGAGTTCGCCAACGCCATCGCCATGAACCCCGGCGGACGGCCCAAGGAG AGACACATGCACAGCTACCGGGAAGCCTTTGAGGAGACGGAGGGCGGGCCCACCAGCCTGACCCCCACAGTCGGTGGTGAGGTGCTTCCCCAAACTCCCGTCTCGCCACACACCCCTTACttcaacctgt GTCGCTCACCTCCGGGTCTGGCCAAGACACCGCTGTCGGCGTTGGGCTTGAAGCCCCACAACCCGGCCCATCTCCTGCTCAACCAAACCGGCGCAG ATGATGAGCACGTTCAGGACGAAGAAG CGCCCCGAAGTTACGTGGAGTCGGTGGCGAGGTCGGCCGTGACGGGCGGAGAGCAAGCACCCCGAAGCCCTCAAGGCGACGCTCCGGAGCAGGCCGCAAGTCCGAGTCCCGCATGCCCCACCCTCCACCGGCCGCTGTCCAGTAGCAGCGGTCCCGAGCACGGCTCGCAGGG CAACGCCGCCTCGGCAGAAATCAACTCCGGCAGTCCGCCTCGAGCCGCTACCGATTGGAGTTTGCTCATGCAGGCGGCAGCGAGCGCAGCCTCCACTCCCGCGTCGTCCGCTTCCCCCAACTCCTCTCATCTGGATTCCATTTCCGCAACAGCCTCCTACCTCGGCCCCGACGTCCAGACCGAGAGCCGCGCGGCCTCCGATTCTAGCCGAGGCCCCTGGACGGAGGCCTTCCATACCGGAAGTCCCCACTTGGGGCTGCGGGCTTGTGTCCCGACCTCTTCGGACCACCGGCCAAGCGCCTATCAGGAAGCCTACACCAATGTCCCCGCGGTGAACGGGGGAGCGGACTTCCGGAGCAGCCCCGTCCTCGAGCGCCATCAGCCGTCTCAGGGAAGTCAAGCGCTCACGCCGCAGGCCTCGACGGGACAGCGCTCGCGACCGAGCCCGACCCTCGGCAGACGAGCGTCCTCGGGACAAGCTGCGGCGAGCGCGCTCGGCGGACACCCGTCCCTCTCCCAGTTGCAAGGGAGCCCCGGTTTGGAGCGACGCCCCGTGCGCAGCGGCTACGCCACGCCGGACGAGCGGCACGCCAACCTCTCCCGACAGAGCAGTTCCTCGGGTTACCAGGGACCGCCGACCCCCTCCTTCCCCGTTGACGCCGGCGAAACGGCGGCTGCGGGCGGAGGCTTCCGACAGGCGAGCGCCACGCCCGCTTTTCAACCTCAGCTACCGGAAAAGAGGCGCATGTCGAGCGGCGACAGAGCCAACGGAGCGCCGGCGTACGGCTCCCTGAGCGAAAAGAGCAATCCCGGCTACTTCCACACCCTCTCGGACTTCTCGCGCTTCAACATGCCCG ACGGAGGTCCCGAGAGCAGGCTGAACGTCAAGTTTGTCCAAGACACGTCCAAGTTCTGGTACAAGCCCGACATATCCCGAGAGCAAG CCATCAGCGTGCTGAGAGAACGCCAACCCGGGGCCTTTGTGATCCGCGACAGCCACTCCTTCAAGGGGGCCTACGGCTTGGCCATGAAGGTGgcctcgccccctccctcgctgcatccaaacaaaaaag GTGACATCACCAACGAGCTGGTGCGCCACTTCCTGATTGAGAGCAGCCCCAAAGGAGTCCGACTCAAGGGTTGTCCCAACGAGCCGTACTTTG gcTGTCTGTCGGCGTTGGTCTACCAACACGCCATCACGCCGCTGGCCCTGCCCTGCAAGCTGCTCATTCCTACCGCAG ATCTTGTCGAGGAAGAGCCGCAAGTGGTGAAAAGCAATCCGCTGTCTGAGCGACTGAAGGAAGGAGCGG CGTGCAACGTGCTCTACATCAACTCGGTGGACATGGAGTCGCTGACGGGCCCCCAGGCCATTGCCAAGGCCATTTCGGAGACTCTGGCCGCCCCCGCCTGTCAGTCGGCCGTCGTGCACTTCAAGGTGTCCTCGCAAGGCATCACGCTGACCGACAACCAGAGGAA GCTTTTCTTCCGCCGCCACTACCCCTGTAACACCGTCACCTTCTGTGACATCGACCCTCAGGACAGAAA GTGGAAGAAGCCCGAGGGCGGCACGGCCAA GTTGTTTGGCTTCGTGGCGCGAAAGCAGGGAAGCACGACGGACAACGTGAGCCACCTCTTTGCCGAGATGGACCCCGAGCAGCCCGCCGGCGCCATCGTCAACTTTGTCACCCGGATGGTTACGTTGCAAAAGCGATGA
- the tns1b gene encoding tensin-1 isoform X6, translated as MVCVISQLVAFEGAARGAYGEEDLHSHGRPERMGRLQRCLAAIFSWARLFLFCCIFPFWKGGKGQRQPEELEAVHSHTFRQKTFKKPKTCGVCKHIIVHDGLICRVCRTPCHKQCEAKVSSSCVPATNYELAPATELPLRHADTSVSIKSSKSMESRRRASSRSASLLQESYELDLLYITERIISVSFASGAEEPAYAANLREVASMLRSKHGHNYLLFNLSEKRYDIGELHSKVLDFGWPDHHAPALEKICSICKAMDTWLSADCHNVVVIHNKGNRGRTGVVVAAYMHYSNISGSAEQALDRFAMKRFYEDKVLPVGQPSQRRYVEYFSGLLSGHIKINNKPLFLHHVIMHGIPNFESKGGCRPFLKIYQAMQPVYTSGIYNVQGDSQTSICITIEPGLLLKGDILLKCYHKRHRGPCRDVIFRVQFHTCAVHDLAIVFGKDQLDETFKDERFPEYGKVEFLFSFGPEKMYGVTHLENGPSVSVDYNTQDPPIRWDSYENFNENNQDAAEDVVHTQGPLDGSLYAKVRKKESVDGTVALNGLPPPPGAPPAALEHALPAVDHALSVSSDSGNSTASIKTDEAAAAAAAAAIHPAVNLPSAPAVARCDEQRPISPQEKQELEQLLGGLEGPTMRGQGERASPGVGALLQRVPAQVHVNGHRNMDRETDILDDELPSAHKANSVDSLGTLSSSADGRATPADLYDRSESALDGQERVPYLERGVAKSPAPSQTGSADKLETCDHSASRILYRSQSLGSDTRAMPPAPARTTSSRDAVQRGLNIWQRFGVPEEPVTEGLTFGTPPAHRSLPQFHSASQEEIEKSIETLNLLMLDLEPSRCFVPKSQSAPLRPSRVVTVQPSFSQSQSGAIYEVETPPASGRQSPVKSGSPLGWETGGAAPSGSGPLQLKAAAAADDTFAASPLSGPGAVPARRDREPDRHVLSVEGLVAQRVAGVRSHGTSADEPALSPRRRITSDGSEDATSPDVPLRSPVRCVSPEFANAIAMNPGGRPKERHMHSYREAFEETEGGPTSLTPTVGGEVLPQTPVSPHTPYFNLCRSPPGLAKTPLSALGLKPHNPAHLLLNQTGADDEHVQDEEAPRSYVESVARSAVTGGEQAPRSPQGDAPEQAASPSPACPTLHRPLSSSSGPEHGSQGNAASAEINSGSPPRAATDWSLLMQAAASAASTPASSASPNSSHLDSISATASYLGPDVQTESRAASDSSRGPWTEAFHTGSPHLGLRACVPTSSDHRPSAYQEAYTNVPAVNGGADFRSSPVLERHQPSQGSQALTPQASTGQRSRPSPTLGRRASSGQAAASALGGHPSLSQLQGSPGLERRPVRSGYATPDERHANLSRQSSSSGYQGPPTPSFPVDAGETAAAGGGFRQASATPAFQPQLPEKRRMSSGDRANGAPAYGSLSEKSNPGYFHTLSDFSRFNMPDGGPESRLNVKFVQDTSKFWYKPDISREQAISVLRERQPGAFVIRDSHSFKGAYGLAMKVASPPPSLHPNKKGDITNELVRHFLIESSPKGVRLKGCPNEPYFGCLSALVYQHAITPLALPCKLLIPTADLVEEEPQVVKSNPLSERLKEGAACNVLYINSVDMESLTGPQAIAKAISETLAAPACQSAVVHFKVSSQGITLTDNQRKLFFRRHYPCNTVTFCDIDPQDRKWKKPEGGTAKLFGFVARKQGSTTDNVSHLFAEMDPEQPAGAIVNFVTRMVTLQKR; from the exons GTGTCTTCATCTTGTGTTCCGGCGACCAACTATGAGCTG GCGCCCGCCACCGAGCTGCCTCTCCGACATGCCGATACCTCG GTTTCAATCAAATCGTCCAAAAGCATGGAGTCACGCCGAAGAGCGTCCAG cAGGAGCGCCAGTCTGCTGCAGGAGAGCTACGAGTTGGACCTGCTCTACATCACAGAGAGGATCATCTCCGTCTCCTTCGCTAGCGGCGCCGAGGAGCCCGCCTACGCCGCCAACCTGCGCGAGGTGGCCTCCATGCTGCGCTCCAAGCACGGCCACAACTACCTG CTCTTCAACCTCAGCGAGAAGCGTTATGACATCGGCGAGCTTCATTCCAAG GTGTTGGACTTTGGCTGGCCCGACCATCACGCGCCGGCTCTGGAGAAGATCTGCAGCATCTGCAAGGCCATGGACACGTGGCTAAGCGCCGATTGCCACAACGTGGTGGTCATCCACAATAAG GGCAACAGAGGCCGAACCGGAGTGGTGGTGGCTGCCTATATGCATTACAGCAATATATCTGGCAG CGCCGAGCAGGCTCTGGACAGGTTCGCCATGAAGCGTTTCTATGAAGACAAAGTGCTTCCTGTGGGGCAACCTTCTCAGAGAAG GTACGTGGAGTACTTCAGCGGTTTGCTGAGCGGACACATCAAGATCAACAACAAACCGCTGTTTCTTCACCACGTCATCATGCACGGCATTCCCAATTTTGAGTCCAAAGGAG GGTGCCGTCCTTTCCTGAAAATCTACCAGGCCATGCAGCCCGTCTACACATCTGGCATCTA TAACGTTCAAGGGGACAGTCAGACGAGCATCTGCATCACCATTGAGCCCGGCCTCCTTCTCAAAGGAGACATTCTG CTCAAGTGCTACCACAAGCGTCATCGCGGCCCGTGCCGGGACGTGATTTTCCGGGTGCAGTTCCACACGTGCGCCGTTCACGACCTGGCAATCGTCTTTGGCAAAGACCAGCTCGACGAGACCTTCAAAG ACGAGCGGTTCCCAGAATATGGCAAAGTGGagttccttttttctttcggcCCAGAAAAAATGTATG GTGTGACTCACCTGGAGAACGGGCCCAGCGTCTCGGTGGACTACAACACGCAAGATCCGCCCATTCGCTGGGACTCTTATGAGAACTTCAACGAGAATAACCAGGACGCTGCGGAAG ACGTCGTCCACACCCAAGGTCCGTTGGACGGGAGTCTCTATGCCAAAGTGCGCAAAAAAGAGTCTGTTGACGGGACGGTCGCGCTCAACGgactgccgccgccgccagggGCGCCGCCGGCTGCTCTCGAACACGCGTTGCCCGCCGTCGATCACGCCTTGTCTGTGAGCAGCGACTCGGGAAACTCCACAGCCTCCATTAAAACGGacgaagcggcggcggcggcggcggcggcagcgatCCACCCCGCCGTGAACCTGCCAAGCGCTCCCGCCGTAGCCCGCTGTGACGAGCAGCGACCCATCAGTCCGCAGGAGAAACAGGAGCTGGAACAGCTCCTGGGTGGCCTGGAGGGACCTACCATGCGCGGACAGGGCGAGCGCGCCTCGCCCGGCGTCGGCGCCTTACTCCAGCGGGTGCCCGCCCAGGTCCACGTCAACGGTCACCGCAACATGGACCGGGAAACGGACATTTTAGACGACGAGCTACCCAGCGCTCACAAGGCAAACAGCGTGGACAGTCTGGGGACGTTGTCCTCCTCCGCCGACGGCCGAGCCACCCCGGCCGATCTCTACGACCGCTCGGAATCGGCCCTCGACGGCCAGGAGCGCGTGCCGTACCTGGAGCGCGGCGTGGCCAAAAGCCCGGCGCCGTCGCAAACGGGCTCCGCCGACAAACTGGAGACGTGTGACCATTCTGCCTCTCGGATTCTCTACCGTTCCCAGTCGCTGGGTTCGGATACGCGGGCCATGCCCCCGGCTCCCGCCCGGACCACCAGCAGCAGGGACGCCGTCCAACGCGGCCTCAACATCTGGCAACGCTTCGGGGTACCCGAGGAGCCTGTCACCGAAGGACTCACTTTCGGGACGCCGCCCGCTCACCGGAGCCTTCCGCAGTTCCACAGCGCGTCGCAGGAGGAGATTGAGAAATCCATCGAGACGCTCAACCTCCTCATGTTGGACTTGGAGCCGAGCCGTTGTTTCGTGCCAAAGTCGCAAAGCGCTCCTCTGAGGCCGAGCCGCGTGGTCACCGTGCAGCCGTCCTTCTCCCAGAGCCAAAGCGGAGCCATCTATGAGGTGGAGACGCCTCCCGCGTCCGGCCGACAGTCGCCCGTCAAATCCGGCTCGCCCCTCGGATGGGAAACCGGCGGAGCCGCTCCATCTGGATCCGGTCCTCTTCAGCTcaaagccgccgccgccgccgatgaCACCTTTGCAGCGAGCCCTTTGTCCGGCCCCGGCGCGGTGCCCGCTCGGAGGGACCGTGAACCCGACCGGCACGTCTTGAGCGTGGAAGGACTGGTGGCGCAAAGAGTTGCAG GTGTCCGCTCCCACGGGACGTCTGCGGACGAGCCGGCGCTTTCCCCCCGCCGTAGGATCACGAGCGACGGCTCCGAAGACGCCACGTCCCCCGACGTCCCGCTTCGTTCCCCTGTCCGTTGCGTTTCTCCGGAGTTCGCCAACGCCATCGCCATGAACCCCGGCGGACGGCCCAAGGAG AGACACATGCACAGCTACCGGGAAGCCTTTGAGGAGACGGAGGGCGGGCCCACCAGCCTGACCCCCACAGTCGGTGGTGAGGTGCTTCCCCAAACTCCCGTCTCGCCACACACCCCTTACttcaacctgt GTCGCTCACCTCCGGGTCTGGCCAAGACACCGCTGTCGGCGTTGGGCTTGAAGCCCCACAACCCGGCCCATCTCCTGCTCAACCAAACCGGCGCAG ATGATGAGCACGTTCAGGACGAAGAAG CGCCCCGAAGTTACGTGGAGTCGGTGGCGAGGTCGGCCGTGACGGGCGGAGAGCAAGCACCCCGAAGCCCTCAAGGCGACGCTCCGGAGCAGGCCGCAAGTCCGAGTCCCGCATGCCCCACCCTCCACCGGCCGCTGTCCAGTAGCAGCGGTCCCGAGCACGGCTCGCAGGG CAACGCCGCCTCGGCAGAAATCAACTCCGGCAGTCCGCCTCGAGCCGCTACCGATTGGAGTTTGCTCATGCAGGCGGCAGCGAGCGCAGCCTCCACTCCCGCGTCGTCCGCTTCCCCCAACTCCTCTCATCTGGATTCCATTTCCGCAACAGCCTCCTACCTCGGCCCCGACGTCCAGACCGAGAGCCGCGCGGCCTCCGATTCTAGCCGAGGCCCCTGGACGGAGGCCTTCCATACCGGAAGTCCCCACTTGGGGCTGCGGGCTTGTGTCCCGACCTCTTCGGACCACCGGCCAAGCGCCTATCAGGAAGCCTACACCAATGTCCCCGCGGTGAACGGGGGAGCGGACTTCCGGAGCAGCCCCGTCCTCGAGCGCCATCAGCCGTCTCAGGGAAGTCAAGCGCTCACGCCGCAGGCCTCGACGGGACAGCGCTCGCGACCGAGCCCGACCCTCGGCAGACGAGCGTCCTCGGGACAAGCTGCGGCGAGCGCGCTCGGCGGACACCCGTCCCTCTCCCAGTTGCAAGGGAGCCCCGGTTTGGAGCGACGCCCCGTGCGCAGCGGCTACGCCACGCCGGACGAGCGGCACGCCAACCTCTCCCGACAGAGCAGTTCCTCGGGTTACCAGGGACCGCCGACCCCCTCCTTCCCCGTTGACGCCGGCGAAACGGCGGCTGCGGGCGGAGGCTTCCGACAGGCGAGCGCCACGCCCGCTTTTCAACCTCAGCTACCGGAAAAGAGGCGCATGTCGAGCGGCGACAGAGCCAACGGAGCGCCGGCGTACGGCTCCCTGAGCGAAAAGAGCAATCCCGGCTACTTCCACACCCTCTCGGACTTCTCGCGCTTCAACATGCCCG ACGGAGGTCCCGAGAGCAGGCTGAACGTCAAGTTTGTCCAAGACACGTCCAAGTTCTGGTACAAGCCCGACATATCCCGAGAGCAAG CCATCAGCGTGCTGAGAGAACGCCAACCCGGGGCCTTTGTGATCCGCGACAGCCACTCCTTCAAGGGGGCCTACGGCTTGGCCATGAAGGTGgcctcgccccctccctcgctgcatccaaacaaaaaag GTGACATCACCAACGAGCTGGTGCGCCACTTCCTGATTGAGAGCAGCCCCAAAGGAGTCCGACTCAAGGGTTGTCCCAACGAGCCGTACTTTG gcTGTCTGTCGGCGTTGGTCTACCAACACGCCATCACGCCGCTGGCCCTGCCCTGCAAGCTGCTCATTCCTACCGCAG ATCTTGTCGAGGAAGAGCCGCAAGTGGTGAAAAGCAATCCGCTGTCTGAGCGACTGAAGGAAGGAGCGG CGTGCAACGTGCTCTACATCAACTCGGTGGACATGGAGTCGCTGACGGGCCCCCAGGCCATTGCCAAGGCCATTTCGGAGACTCTGGCCGCCCCCGCCTGTCAGTCGGCCGTCGTGCACTTCAAGGTGTCCTCGCAAGGCATCACGCTGACCGACAACCAGAGGAA GCTTTTCTTCCGCCGCCACTACCCCTGTAACACCGTCACCTTCTGTGACATCGACCCTCAGGACAGAAA GTGGAAGAAGCCCGAGGGCGGCACGGCCAA GTTGTTTGGCTTCGTGGCGCGAAAGCAGGGAAGCACGACGGACAACGTGAGCCACCTCTTTGCCGAGATGGACCCCGAGCAGCCCGCCGGCGCCATCGTCAACTTTGTCACCCGGATGGTTACGTTGCAAAAGCGATGA